CAGGAAGCCAGTCTTCGTCCCGGGCGTCTATCGCAAAGTGTTCCTTCAGCAGTTCTACGTTGAGTTCTTGCTGACGGAGCGCTCGGGCAATAACTTTGTCTCCCAAATTTTGGTCGAGAAAGAAGGTGAGAACCTCAGGCGGCGTTTCTATAGTGTTCGCAACGGAGCGCTTCTTCGATTTCTGACGACGTGCGGCCATAGTCATCCGCGAGTTGTGCTATCGATTCTCCAGCCTCGAAGCGTTGATAGATAATTTCGGTTGGAATGCGGGTACCGACCAGCACCGGTCGCCCAAACGCGATGCGCGGGTCGACAACAATGACGCGTGGGGAAGTTGCGGACTCGTCCTGTCGGGTGAACAAATACAGTTTGACGGCAAGCCCTGATATATCTCGCTCAATCCGCTGCAGATGAGCTTCCAGCATATGGCGTATATTGAGTTGGCCTTCATCCGAGATGGCAATCAATTGCCCGAACTTTTCGACAAAAAGATGTAAGCCGTCCGTTGCAAAGCTTTGATCGGCCAGTGGATGCTGAGAGGGAAAGTGGTGTGCGAGATACTGGAGCGCGCTTCTGACTTTTGGGAACGGTACCTGATGTTGGCGACGAATAGCCGCCAGGACATGTGCCTCAACCAGATTCACAAAGGACAACAGAGCGCGTTCCGTATCGGCGAGATGTATCACTGGCTCAGAACGCTGACGACCGTGGAGCGTCGGGTAGTAGCGGCCACGGACCCATGTCCGGAGGGTCGCAACTGGCAGACGCAGATAGTGAGCCGCCTCCGGGATGCTGTATGCCGGAAGCTCACGGGGATCCTGTCCACCGTAGAGATCTCCTTTTGCCCTCCTCATGAGGTGTTGCTCTCCTCCTAAAAGCCGTCTCCAATCACCATAAGGGCGAGATGTCAACAGCGGCCGTGCCCAAACCCAAACGCCCCGAAGTCTTAGCAACTTCGGGGCGTCAGATTGGTTGCGGGGCTAGGATTTGAACCTAGGACCTCGAGGTTATGAGCCTCGCGAGCTACCGGGCTGCTCCACCCCGCGTCAAGAAAAGAAAACGACACAGAACCTGTGTCGCTCACCAGTGTATGTATCGACTGCGCCGGGCGAAGTCAAGAGAGGCCGACATCTCGCTTGAGAGACTGGATCTCGAACGGGGCGAGCGGACGATAGGCGCCCGGCGCGAGATCCGTGAGCAGGATCGGACCGAAACGGATCCGGATCAGCTTTTCGACCGGATGGCCGATGGCGTCGCACATCTGTCGGACTTCGTGGTGGCGTCCTTGGCGCAGGGTGATCTCAATCCAGCTCTTGCGCTCGCTACGACGGATAGTGCGGAGATCGGCCGGTCCGCTCAGGCTGCCGTCGGCCAGACGCACGCCGTGTTTCAATTTGGCCAGTACACGCGGCCCACATGCGCCGCTCAGCTTGGCATGGTAGGTCCGGGGGATCTGATAGCGCGGATGCAGCAGGCGGGCGGTCAGCTCTCCGTCATTGGTCAGCAGCAGCAGCCCGGCCGAGTGATAGTCGAGCCGACCAACTGGAAAGACGCGCTCGCGTACCTCGCCGAGCAGCTCGCGGACCGTTGGCCGCCCTTCCGGGTCGGCCAGGGTGCTGACCACACCGGTCGGTTTGTTGAGCAGAAAATACAGCCGCGCCGAGTCGAAGGAGACGGGCCGGCCGTCGACAACAATGGTGTCGCGTCTCGGGTCCGCGGTTGTCCCCAGCCGGGTGACCGTCTGGCCGTTGACCTGGACCTTACCAGCCTCGATCAGTGTCTCGGCTTTCCGACGCGAGCTGACGCCGGCCTGGCTCAAAAGTTTGTGCAGGCGCTGCGCTCGCGGTGGTGCGGGAGAGCTGGGCGACTGGACCGCTTGGGAGGGTGGAGCGTTCGCGTCACTCCGGTCTGCTGTCCGGTCTGGTGTCCTGGCCGTTTGTGTCGTCGCTCGGCGAGTCTTGGGACTCAGCCGCGCGGCTCGGGATGTTTTGGGTTTGGGCATGGCGTTCTCCGCCGCTGGCGTCGTCTCCCCCGCGTACGCTGTCAGGCGTCCCGTCGAGAGCGTGGTCGGCCAGGGGGTTGAGACTTGGTTCGTGGATGTCGGGCAGCGGCGGCAGATCGGTCAGGTCGTTCAGACCGAAGAGTTCCAGGAACTGGGGAGTCGTGCCGTACACCCACGGCCGACCGGGCACGTCTTTACGACCCATCTCGCGGATCAGCTGCTTGGTCAGCAGCGAGTGGATAACGCCATCAACGGTAACCCCGCGCACCGACTCGATCTCCAGCTTGGTGATGGGCTGGCGGTAGGCAATGATGGCCAGGGTTTCCAAGGCCGCCCGACTCAGCCTGCCGGGTTTTTCTTGCAGCAGCGTCTTGACGTACTCCGCGTGATGCGGCGCGGTGCGGAACTGGTAGCCGCCGGCGACCTCGGCAAAGACAATCCCCCGGTTTGCGGCCTGATATTCTTCGCGCAACAGCGATATGGCCGGTTTCACTTCCGCCGGTGTCACGCCGATGACTTCTGACAGGCGGCGCAGAGAGACCGGGTCGCCGGCGGCAAAGATCAGGCTTTCGGCAATCGTTTTGAGTTCGGCGGAATGCATGGCAGTGTTGAGCCTCAGAGCTGTTCCAGGCCGTGCGGCAGCGGGGTGTCTGGACTGACGGCCAGGCTGAGGAAAATGGGACCGAAGGGGGCCGTTTGGTGCACGTCGATCATCCGGCTGCGGACCAGTTCCAGGCTGGCCAGGAAGGTCACCAGGATTTGTAATCGGCTTGTTTCGGCCGCGAATAATTCGGTGAAGCTGATGCGGCCACGCTCCCGCAGCAGGTCGAGAACTAAACTGACACGCTCGCGCAGAGAGATCTGCTCAAGCACAATCTCGTGTACCAACTCGGGCTCGGCTTTTTTCAGCGCCTCCTGCAGGGCGTCGAGCAAGTCCCCCAGCCCGACATCATGCACGTGCTTGGCCTGCTCTTCGGTGGGTAGCGGCCGGCGGGTAAAGACATCCCGTCCCAGCAGTGGTCGGCGGCCGAGCCCGAGCGCGACTTCCTGAAAGCGCTGATATTCGAGCAGCTGACGGGCCAGCTCTTCCCGGGGGTCGGGTCCGGCTTCCTCCTCGGTCGTCTCGCGGGTAGGCAGCAACAGGTGTGACTTGAGGTGTAACAGGGTGGCGGCCATGACCAGATATTCTCCGGCCAGGTCAAGGTCGAGCTGGTGCAGCAGGTCGAGGTAGCCGAGATATTGGTCGGTGATGGTGGCGACCGGAATGTCTGAGAGATCGACTTCGTTCTTCTTGACGAGGTGCAGGAGCAGGTCGAGCGGTCCTTCAAAAATATCGAGTCTGACGCGGTACGACATCACACTGCACCGATCTTCTACAGCAGGGCATCCAAGAGAAAGACGGTGACCGGGCGAATCATGTCACCCAGGATTCCGGTCATCAGCAGCCCGATAAGGATGAACATGCCGTAGGGCTCAAGGCGCGCCAGGGGGAAGGCCAGGCCGCGCGGCAACAGGCCGACAGCCACCCGTCCGCCGTCCAGGGGGGGCAGGGGAAAGAGGTTGAATACCGCCAGGGCGACATTGATGAAGACACTGGCGGTGAGCATGGCCGCCACCAGACCCATACTCGCCGGCTGGGCCTGGGGAA
This genomic stretch from Desulfurellaceae bacterium harbors:
- a CDS encoding DUF433 domain-containing protein; this translates as MRRAKGDLYGGQDPRELPAYSIPEAAHYLRLPVATLRTWVRGRYYPTLHGRQRSEPVIHLADTERALLSFVNLVEAHVLAAIRRQHQVPFPKVRSALQYLAHHFPSQHPLADQSFATDGLHLFVEKFGQLIAISDEGQLNIRHMLEAHLQRIERDISGLAVKLYLFTRQDESATSPRVIVVDPRIAFGRPVLVGTRIPTEIIYQRFEAGESIAQLADDYGRTSSEIEEALRCEHYRNAA
- a CDS encoding rRNA pseudouridine synthase is translated as MSQAGVSSRRKAETLIEAGKVQVNGQTVTRLGTTADPRRDTIVVDGRPVSFDSARLYFLLNKPTGVVSTLADPEGRPTVRELLGEVRERVFPVGRLDYHSAGLLLLTNDGELTARLLHPRYQIPRTYHAKLSGACGPRVLAKLKHGVRLADGSLSGPADLRTIRRSERKSWIEITLRQGRHHEVRQMCDAIGHPVEKLIRIRFGPILLTDLAPGAYRPLAPFEIQSLKRDVGLS
- the scpB gene encoding SMC-Scp complex subunit ScpB, giving the protein MHSAELKTIAESLIFAAGDPVSLRRLSEVIGVTPAEVKPAISLLREEYQAANRGIVFAEVAGGYQFRTAPHHAEYVKTLLQEKPGRLSRAALETLAIIAYRQPITKLEIESVRGVTVDGVIHSLLTKQLIREMGRKDVPGRPWVYGTTPQFLELFGLNDLTDLPPLPDIHEPSLNPLADHALDGTPDSVRGGDDASGGERHAQTQNIPSRAAESQDSPSDDTNGQDTRPDSRPE
- a CDS encoding segregation/condensation protein A, which produces MSYRVRLDIFEGPLDLLLHLVKKNEVDLSDIPVATITDQYLGYLDLLHQLDLDLAGEYLVMAATLLHLKSHLLLPTRETTEEEAGPDPREELARQLLEYQRFQEVALGLGRRPLLGRDVFTRRPLPTEEQAKHVHDVGLGDLLDALQEALKKAEPELVHEIVLEQISLRERVSLVLDLLRERGRISFTELFAAETSRLQILVTFLASLELVRSRMIDVHQTAPFGPIFLSLAVSPDTPLPHGLEQL